The following proteins come from a genomic window of Thermodesulfovibrionales bacterium:
- the murA gene encoding UDP-N-acetylglucosamine 1-carboxyvinyltransferase, with amino-acid sequence MDKLVIQGRKRLKGEVKISGAKNAALPVMVASLLASGENVVNRVPNLADVKTMGKLLVNLGAGFRYEPGRAVINTEKLVGYTAPYDLVKTMRASVLVIGPLLARTGMAKVSLPGGCAIGARPINLHLMGLKKMGAEIDLEEGYVIARCKRLRGDVIYFDIPTVTGTENIMMAASLAEGTTILENAAKEPEVVDLANALSAMGAKIRGAGESIIEIKGVNGLRPLSHTIIPDRVETGTFMTIAGMTGGDLLIKDCRPDHNDALITKLRESGVIIETMENNTALRAFGPDRPSARDIKTMPYPGFPTDMQAQFMTLMSISNGTSTIRETIFENRFMHVAEIKRMGADISIEGGIATVRGVTKLKGADVMATDLRASASLIVAGLGAEGKTTIHRLYHLDRGYERIEEKLRAIGAVVDRQRDVL; translated from the coding sequence ATGGACAAACTGGTGATACAGGGGCGCAAAAGGCTTAAAGGCGAGGTTAAGATCAGTGGAGCGAAGAACGCGGCATTGCCCGTTATGGTCGCTTCCCTGCTCGCCTCCGGCGAGAACGTTGTCAACCGGGTCCCGAATCTTGCTGATGTAAAGACAATGGGCAAGCTCCTGGTCAACCTTGGGGCAGGCTTCCGCTACGAACCAGGACGGGCTGTCATCAATACCGAGAAGCTTGTCGGCTACACAGCGCCGTACGATCTCGTGAAGACGATGCGTGCCTCAGTCCTCGTCATCGGCCCCCTCCTCGCCAGGACCGGAATGGCCAAGGTCTCCCTTCCCGGGGGATGCGCCATTGGTGCACGGCCGATCAACCTCCATCTCATGGGTCTGAAGAAGATGGGCGCAGAGATCGACCTTGAAGAAGGGTACGTCATTGCTCGGTGCAAGAGGTTACGGGGCGATGTTATCTACTTTGACATCCCAACCGTCACCGGCACAGAGAACATCATGATGGCGGCATCTCTTGCTGAGGGCACTACCATTCTCGAAAATGCGGCGAAGGAACCAGAAGTCGTCGATCTTGCCAATGCCCTCAGTGCGATGGGCGCAAAGATCAGGGGCGCTGGGGAAAGCATCATAGAGATCAAAGGGGTAAACGGGCTGAGACCGTTGTCCCATACGATCATCCCCGACAGGGTTGAAACAGGCACGTTCATGACGATAGCAGGGATGACGGGTGGTGACCTCCTCATCAAGGATTGCAGACCCGATCACAACGACGCTCTGATCACGAAACTGCGGGAATCGGGGGTCATCATCGAGACGATGGAGAACAATACGGCACTGCGAGCCTTTGGCCCTGACAGACCCTCGGCGAGGGACATAAAGACCATGCCCTACCCTGGTTTCCCGACCGACATGCAGGCCCAGTTCATGACCCTCATGAGCATCTCGAACGGCACGAGTACCATACGGGAAACGATCTTCGAAAACAGGTTTATGCATGTCGCGGAGATCAAGAGGATGGGCGCCGATATCAGCATCGAAGGGGGTATTGCTACGGTAAGGGGAGTAACAAAGCTCAAGGGGGCTGATGTTATGGCCACGGACCTCAGGGCAAGCGCTTCCCTTATTGTCGCAGGCCTCGGAGCAGAGGGGAAGACGACGATCCACAGGCTCTATCATCTCGACAGGGGATACGAAAGAATAGAAGAGAAACTTAGAGCGATTGGGGCTGTTGTGGACCGGCAAAGAGATGTTCTATAA
- a CDS encoding DsrE family protein, whose translation MTYGGNNPNRAIWALLMADTILKKGWGDVHVWMTVEGADLCKKGNPEKIISPIFQKFGNAAEIMERVRKNGAKFGVCPPCAEYFGMKGDEKFDWVELQGGDWLMKNIQDAWVVWM comes from the coding sequence GTGACCTACGGTGGCAATAACCCGAACCGCGCCATCTGGGCGCTCCTCATGGCGGATACGATTCTCAAGAAGGGATGGGGGGACGTGCATGTCTGGATGACCGTCGAAGGCGCAGACCTCTGCAAGAAAGGAAACCCCGAAAAGATCATCTCTCCCATTTTTCAGAAGTTTGGAAATGCTGCCGAAATCATGGAAAGGGTAAGAAAGAACGGCGCGAAGTTTGGTGTTTGTCCTCCCTGTGCAGAATATTTTGGCATGAAGGGCGATGAGAAATTTGACTGGGTCGAGCTTCAGGGAGGGGACTGGCTCATGAAGAACATCCAGGATGCCTGGGTTGTCTGGATGTGA
- a CDS encoding LysR substrate-binding domain-containing protein has protein sequence MEKTFTLGASTIPGEYLVPRLLSEIIKELPDLELKVDVSDSMEVFEKVKKGEIELGLIGTKYDSPEVDFVALVKDDHLVCIAPQGHPLVGKRGATMNDLKGQRFIGRELGSATRAAYEKALKDAGLSMDDLNVVAEISDTSGIIQAVEGGAGISVVSDLAAREAVELRRVGVLDIPMLKDDEGFLRYYPKGLTVVEERSYGPLRNKEDSEIRQTKGRRKRDGRREKDDQRGFSEDHGSWWSRDRRIQCPGQCAFVSGGREKREVHHRRDLRWQ, from the coding sequence ATGGAAAAGACATTTACCCTTGGTGCAAGCACAATCCCTGGGGAATACCTTGTGCCCCGGCTTCTGTCAGAGATTATCAAGGAGCTGCCCGATCTTGAACTGAAGGTCGATGTATCGGACAGCATGGAGGTCTTTGAGAAGGTCAAGAAAGGTGAAATCGAGCTAGGCCTCATCGGGACGAAATATGATTCGCCTGAAGTGGATTTTGTTGCTCTTGTGAAGGACGATCACCTTGTTTGCATTGCGCCGCAAGGCCATCCTCTTGTTGGGAAAAGGGGCGCGACCATGAATGACCTGAAGGGTCAGAGATTTATCGGCAGAGAACTTGGGTCAGCGACGAGGGCTGCCTATGAAAAGGCGCTGAAAGATGCGGGCCTCTCGATGGACGATCTCAACGTTGTTGCAGAGATCAGTGACACCTCAGGAATCATCCAGGCGGTCGAAGGAGGCGCCGGTATTTCCGTGGTGTCGGACCTCGCTGCAAGGGAGGCCGTTGAGTTGAGAAGGGTCGGCGTGCTCGACATCCCCATGCTCAAGGATGACGAGGGATTTTTACGTTATTACCCGAAAGGGCTCACCGTTGTCGAAGAACGCAGCTACGGTCCTCTCCGCAATAAGGAAGATAGTGAAATAAGGCAGACAAAAGGAAGGAGAAAGAGAGATGGCAGAAGAGAAAAAGATGACCAGAGGGGATTTTCTGAAGACCATGGGAGTTGGTGGTCTCGGGATCGCAGGATTCAGTGCCCTGGCCAGTGCGCCTTCGTCAGCGGAGGAAGGGAAAAAAGGGAAGTACATCATCGTCGTGACCTACGGTGGCAATAA
- the selD gene encoding selenide, water dikinase SelD, translating into MNLFRKKTLTGLSRTCGUAAKIGPSDLAEALKALTPSQDPNLLVGFATCDDAAVYRLSDEIAVISTVDFITPPVDDPYWFGQIAAANSLSDVYAMGGKPLTALSLVMFPSKILDKGVLREILRGGNDKVIEAGASMAGGHSVDDNEPKYGLAVTGIVHPKKILTNCAARAGDALVLTKPLGTGVLFNACRSKKLPYRELEHILPQIAELNGRTLEVALHFDVHSCTDVTGFGIVGHSWEMAAGSRVQIDLFYGDLPLYPHALEMYRRGETTGSNRANRKFSEGHREIMIQLPREKEELLFDPQTSGGLLLSVPESQSGALINALKEAGVRTAARIGLVKDSATPGIRIV; encoded by the coding sequence ATGAACCTCTTTCGAAAGAAAACATTAACCGGTCTCTCTCGCACCTGCGGCTGAGCGGCCAAGATCGGTCCGTCAGATCTGGCGGAAGCGCTGAAGGCCCTCACTCCCTCTCAGGACCCCAATCTCCTCGTTGGGTTTGCCACCTGTGACGACGCGGCAGTCTACCGCCTCTCTGATGAGATTGCGGTCATCAGCACTGTCGATTTCATCACCCCACCTGTTGACGATCCTTACTGGTTCGGACAGATTGCTGCGGCAAATTCTCTCTCCGACGTCTATGCAATGGGAGGAAAACCTCTCACCGCACTCAGCCTCGTCATGTTTCCCTCAAAGATACTCGATAAAGGAGTCCTTAGGGAAATCCTGAGGGGCGGCAATGACAAGGTCATTGAAGCCGGCGCTTCCATGGCCGGCGGACATTCGGTGGATGACAATGAACCGAAGTACGGTTTGGCAGTAACGGGCATTGTCCATCCGAAGAAAATACTGACCAATTGCGCTGCCAGAGCAGGTGATGCCCTGGTCCTCACAAAACCCCTGGGGACAGGCGTCTTGTTTAATGCGTGCAGATCAAAGAAACTCCCTTACAGGGAACTTGAACATATATTGCCCCAGATTGCAGAACTCAATGGGAGGACGCTGGAGGTTGCCTTGCATTTTGACGTCCATTCCTGTACTGATGTAACAGGCTTCGGCATCGTCGGACACTCGTGGGAAATGGCAGCAGGGAGCAGAGTCCAGATTGATTTGTTCTATGGCGATCTGCCGCTCTATCCCCATGCCCTTGAGATGTACCGGAGAGGCGAGACCACAGGGAGCAATAGGGCAAACAGGAAATTTTCTGAAGGGCATCGGGAAATCATGATTCAGCTGCCCCGTGAGAAAGAGGAATTGCTTTTTGACCCCCAGACTTCAGGGGGACTACTCCTCTCTGTTCCGGAATCTCAGTCTGGTGCGCTGATCAATGCCCTGAAAGAGGCTGGGGTCAGGACCGCCGCTAGAATCGGTCTGGTCAAAGACAGCGCCACCCCAGGCATCAGGATCGTCTAA
- a CDS encoding YceH family protein, producing the protein MDIVLSETEVRVLGCLIEKEIATPDYHPLTLNALTNACNQKSNRSPVVSYEEKTVARGLDGLRAKGLAKLAYTVGSRVPKYKHSFLDQFDVSRREIAVLCELMLRGPQTAGEIRARAERIYEFRDLEEVEEILQGLMEQERPMVIKLPRQAGRKELRYMHLFSGKPQITEEDQAISVEPATLRVRAEDERISRLEDEIAALRRELDALREDFGRFKSQF; encoded by the coding sequence ATGGATATCGTACTGAGCGAAACTGAAGTCCGCGTCCTTGGATGTCTCATCGAAAAAGAGATCGCAACCCCCGATTATCATCCCTTGACCCTGAATGCCCTGACGAATGCCTGCAACCAGAAATCGAACAGGAGCCCTGTAGTCTCTTATGAAGAGAAGACCGTGGCGCGGGGACTCGACGGACTCAGGGCAAAGGGGCTGGCGAAACTGGCCTATACCGTCGGAAGCCGCGTCCCGAAGTACAAGCACTCCTTCCTCGACCAGTTTGATGTCAGCCGCAGGGAGATAGCTGTCCTCTGCGAGCTCATGCTCCGGGGACCCCAGACCGCTGGGGAGATCCGCGCCCGTGCCGAAAGGATCTATGAGTTCAGGGACCTTGAAGAGGTTGAAGAGATCCTGCAGGGACTGATGGAACAGGAACGGCCCATGGTGATCAAACTGCCCCGGCAGGCAGGGAGGAAGGAACTGCGCTATATGCACCTCTTTTCCGGAAAACCTCAGATAACAGAAGAGGATCAGGCGATATCCGTTGAACCTGCAACGCTCAGGGTACGCGCCGAAGATGAGAGGATATCACGACTGGAAGACGAAATAGCGGCCCTCCGAAGAGAGCTCGATGCCCTGAGGGAGGACTTTGGAAGGTTCAAGTCCCAGTTCTAG